In one Brevibacterium sp. CBA3109 genomic region, the following are encoded:
- a CDS encoding APC family permease, whose amino-acid sequence MTEHSPKSHLSDSDHLSVLGYEDSFERSMSPWANFALGFTYLSPLVGVYSLMAVALSTGGPPSMWWIIIVACGQMLVALVFGEVVSQFPIAGGIYPWSRRLWGKRYAWMAAWVYICALIVTITSVAEFGAGFVSSLFGFELNRNTTLLLALGLLVLALAINFSGTKWLARIARIGLFAELIGVIGLGLFLLIFERKHSFGVFFDSMGTAGDGSYAAAFMGAAVAGLFLFYGFEACGDVAEEVSDPARGIPKAMLMTILVGAVSALFSFGGYVLAAPNLDEIVAGQVEDPIPAILQGSLGTVGAKIFLLVAITAFISCVLSLQAAASRLIFSFARDGMMPGHKWLSKVTDGTKVPRNALIVACITPALICVLIWFNDGILVAVTSFAILGIYLAFQMVVLGALRQRFKGWRPAGPWSLRGWGIIVNIAALAYGIFAMILLALPGDSGSFFADWIVLLGLVVVLVVGVVYLFTARPDRQSDAPEGDAIAVAEAIRSHRSNR is encoded by the coding sequence ATGACCGAACATTCCCCGAAATCACATCTCTCCGACTCCGATCACCTCTCGGTCCTCGGCTACGAGGACTCCTTCGAACGATCGATGAGCCCCTGGGCGAACTTCGCCCTCGGCTTCACCTATCTCTCCCCGCTCGTCGGCGTCTACTCGCTCATGGCTGTGGCCCTCTCCACCGGCGGACCACCATCGATGTGGTGGATCATCATCGTCGCGTGCGGCCAGATGCTGGTCGCCCTGGTCTTCGGTGAAGTCGTCTCCCAGTTCCCCATCGCCGGTGGGATCTACCCTTGGTCACGCAGACTGTGGGGTAAGCGGTATGCCTGGATGGCCGCGTGGGTCTACATCTGCGCCCTCATCGTCACCATCACCTCGGTGGCGGAGTTCGGTGCCGGATTCGTGTCGAGTCTGTTCGGCTTCGAACTGAATCGCAACACCACCCTTCTCTTGGCCTTGGGCCTGCTGGTCCTGGCCCTGGCCATCAACTTCAGCGGCACCAAGTGGTTGGCCCGGATCGCACGCATCGGCCTGTTCGCCGAACTCATCGGCGTCATAGGCCTCGGCCTGTTCCTGCTCATCTTCGAACGCAAGCACAGCTTCGGCGTGTTCTTCGACTCCATGGGAACCGCCGGTGATGGCAGCTACGCCGCCGCATTCATGGGCGCTGCGGTCGCCGGACTCTTCCTCTTCTACGGCTTCGAGGCCTGCGGCGACGTCGCCGAAGAGGTGTCCGATCCGGCCCGCGGCATCCCCAAGGCCATGCTCATGACGATCCTCGTCGGCGCGGTCTCGGCCCTGTTCTCATTCGGCGGCTACGTGCTGGCAGCCCCGAACCTCGACGAGATCGTGGCCGGTCAGGTCGAGGACCCCATTCCCGCGATCCTCCAGGGCAGCCTCGGCACGGTCGGGGCGAAGATCTTCCTCCTCGTCGCAATCACCGCATTCATCTCCTGTGTGCTCAGCCTCCAGGCCGCGGCCTCGCGCCTGATATTCAGCTTCGCCCGCGACGGGATGATGCCAGGTCACAAGTGGCTGTCCAAGGTCACCGACGGCACAAAGGTCCCTCGCAACGCCCTCATCGTCGCCTGCATCACCCCCGCCCTCATCTGCGTGCTGATCTGGTTCAATGATGGAATCCTCGTTGCGGTCACCTCCTTCGCCATCCTCGGCATCTACCTCGCATTCCAGATGGTCGTCCTCGGCGCGCTGCGGCAGCGCTTCAAGGGTTGGAGGCCCGCAGGCCCGTGGTCGCTGCGGGGCTGGGGAATCATCGTCAACATCGCGGCGCTGGCCTATGGGATCTTCGCCATGATCCTGTTGGCACTGCCCGGCGACTCGGGTTCGTTCTTCGCCGACTGGATCGTGCTTCTCGGCCTCGTCGTGGTGCTCGTGGTCGGGGTCGTCTATCTCTTCACCGCCCGTCCGGACCGGCAGTCCGACGCCCCCGAAGGTGACGCCATCGCCGTCGCCGAGGCGATCCGCTCCCACCGCTCGAATCGCTGA
- the argG gene encoding argininosuccinate synthase, which yields MSKVLSALPIGEHVGIAFSGGLDTSCAVAWMRHKGAIPCTYTADIGQYDEPDLDSVTERAKEYGAEIARFVDAKRLLVEEGFVALQCGAFNVRSGGKTYFNTTPLGRAVTGTMLVRAMKEDGVDIWGDGSTYKGNDIERFYRYGLMANPKLRIYKPWLDSDFVEELGGRQEMSEWLVEHGYPYRDSAEKAYSTDANIWGATHEAKTLEFLDAGLDIVEPIMGVAAWRDDVEVTTEEVTVGFEAGRPVSINGQKYDDPVALVFKANEIGGRHGLGVSDQIENRIIEAKSRGIYEAPGMALFHITYERLLNAIHNEDTIALYHEEGRRLGRRMYEGRWLDPQSLMLRESMQRWVASAITGEVTLRLRRGDDYTIVNTTGPNLSYHPEKLSMERVGDAAFGPEDRIGQLTMRNLDIADSRARLEQYAAMGIVSGPTSELIGSLEAGGAEEIANSTADVDAASDRAGLSAAFDTGTD from the coding sequence ATGTCGAAAGTATTGTCTGCACTCCCAATCGGTGAACACGTTGGAATCGCCTTCTCCGGCGGACTGGATACGTCCTGCGCGGTCGCATGGATGCGTCACAAGGGCGCCATTCCCTGCACCTACACGGCCGATATCGGCCAGTACGACGAGCCCGACCTCGACTCCGTGACGGAGCGCGCGAAGGAATACGGTGCAGAGATCGCCCGGTTCGTCGACGCCAAGCGCCTGTTGGTCGAAGAGGGCTTCGTCGCCCTGCAGTGCGGTGCCTTCAACGTCCGCTCCGGCGGCAAGACCTACTTCAACACGACCCCTCTGGGCCGTGCGGTCACCGGCACGATGCTTGTGCGCGCCATGAAGGAAGACGGCGTCGACATCTGGGGCGATGGCTCGACCTACAAGGGCAACGACATCGAACGCTTCTACCGCTACGGCCTGATGGCCAACCCGAAGCTGCGCATCTACAAGCCATGGCTCGACTCGGACTTCGTCGAGGAACTGGGCGGACGCCAGGAGATGAGCGAATGGCTCGTCGAACACGGCTACCCCTACCGTGACTCTGCCGAGAAGGCATACTCCACCGACGCCAACATCTGGGGCGCGACTCACGAGGCCAAGACGCTTGAATTCCTCGATGCCGGACTCGACATCGTCGAACCGATCATGGGCGTCGCGGCCTGGCGCGACGACGTCGAGGTCACAACCGAAGAGGTCACTGTCGGCTTCGAGGCTGGTCGTCCCGTGTCGATCAATGGTCAGAAGTACGACGATCCTGTCGCCCTGGTCTTCAAGGCCAACGAGATCGGCGGCCGTCACGGACTCGGCGTCTCCGACCAGATCGAGAACCGCATCATCGAGGCGAAATCGCGGGGCATCTACGAGGCTCCCGGCATGGCACTGTTCCACATCACCTATGAGCGTCTGCTCAACGCCATTCACAACGAAGACACCATCGCGCTCTACCACGAAGAGGGGCGCCGCTTGGGTCGGCGCATGTACGAGGGACGTTGGTTGGATCCGCAGTCACTCATGCTGCGCGAATCGATGCAGCGCTGGGTCGCCTCGGCGATCACCGGCGAAGTGACGTTGCGCCTGCGCCGCGGTGACGACTACACGATCGTCAACACCACTGGCCCCAACCTCAGCTACCACCCGGAGAAGCTGTCAATGGAGCGCGTGGGCGACGCCGCCTTCGGCCCCGAGGACCGTATCGGCCAACTGACCATGCGCAACCTCGACATCGCCGACTCGCGTGCCCGTCTCGAGCAGTACGCCGCTATGGGCATCGTCTCAGGTCCGACCTCTGAACTCATCGGCTCCCTTGAGGCCGGTGGCGCCGAGGAGATCGCGAACTCCACCGCCGACGTCGACGCGGCCAGCGACCGTGCCGGCCTCTCCGCCGCCTTCGACACCGGCACCGACTGA
- a CDS encoding DNA alkylation repair protein produces the protein MPCSPHSLAEVIDSELRARGSSARAAKDRAYLKSGLVHYGVGVPTTRAVVHNALRMADLDHDGVIELAEELWNSAGDLGMNDHERPDSSSPELEPSGSATPVYECRSAAAMVLIQMKDHLGAGDSDFFERLLRQSRTWALVDPLAGDAVGPLSEHDAEFAPVLERWASDDDFWIRRSALLAHLRPLREGRGDFERFSRLSDAMLEETEFFIRKAIGWVLRDTARTRPEMVFDWMLPRAHRASGVTMREVVKHLSPEQRNALLAAKGTRRSRAGSG, from the coding sequence ATGCCCTGCTCCCCGCATTCCCTCGCCGAGGTGATCGACTCGGAACTTCGCGCTCGTGGCAGTTCCGCACGCGCGGCGAAGGACCGCGCCTACCTCAAGAGCGGACTCGTCCACTACGGCGTCGGCGTGCCCACTACTCGGGCAGTGGTCCACAATGCACTGCGGATGGCGGATCTTGACCACGACGGAGTCATCGAACTCGCCGAGGAGCTCTGGAACTCTGCGGGTGACCTCGGCATGAATGACCACGAGAGACCTGACAGCAGTTCTCCGGAGTTGGAGCCGAGCGGAAGTGCGACTCCGGTTTATGAATGTCGCAGCGCGGCGGCGATGGTGCTCATCCAAATGAAGGACCACCTCGGCGCTGGTGACAGTGACTTCTTCGAACGACTGCTGCGACAGTCCCGCACCTGGGCGCTCGTAGATCCACTCGCCGGTGATGCCGTCGGCCCGTTGTCTGAACATGATGCGGAGTTTGCTCCGGTGCTCGAACGCTGGGCGAGCGACGACGATTTCTGGATCCGACGCTCAGCGCTGCTGGCCCACCTGCGACCACTGCGGGAAGGCCGCGGAGACTTCGAGCGATTCTCACGTCTCTCCGATGCGATGCTGGAAGAGACGGAATTCTTCATCCGCAAAGCAATCGGCTGGGTACTGCGCGACACCGCCCGCACACGACCGGAGATGGTCTTCGACTGGATGCTGCCGCGCGCCCATAGAGCCTCGGGCGTGACGATGCGTGAAGTGGTGAAGCATCTGTCGCCTGAGCAGCGGAATGCACTGCTTGCGGCTAAAGGGACTCGGCGAAGTCGAGCAGGATCTGGTTGA
- a CDS encoding alpha/beta hydrolase: MTAIIADDGVSLEYTQTGDPAGRPVMLLAGFKAPATSWRYQVQPLAQAGYEVFSVDLRGHGGADHPKSGVTMERRGQDVAQVLEALDLRNVLLVGGSMGGNTIWSYLSQFGADRITGIAVVDQTPKMLNTADWPHGYYGYEESNVDTYFAEGIPPTGHGTPVWKRGRRMVRLLKAMKGVDHKLSRGELGLLGDHAKADWRSVIEGADVPVLFVAGAESEHWPSSHAAASAGLAPLGSSAVIPNAGHAANIEAPGAFNQILLDFAESL; this comes from the coding sequence GTGACCGCAATCATTGCCGATGACGGCGTCAGTCTCGAGTACACGCAGACCGGAGACCCCGCCGGTCGCCCCGTGATGCTGCTGGCGGGGTTCAAGGCACCGGCGACCAGCTGGCGCTACCAGGTTCAACCGTTGGCACAGGCTGGATACGAGGTGTTCTCAGTTGACCTGCGCGGCCACGGAGGTGCCGACCACCCCAAGTCTGGTGTGACCATGGAGCGGCGTGGTCAGGACGTGGCACAAGTTCTCGAGGCTTTGGATCTGCGAAATGTTCTGCTCGTGGGCGGATCCATGGGCGGCAACACCATCTGGTCCTATCTCTCCCAGTTCGGTGCCGATCGCATCACCGGAATCGCTGTCGTCGACCAGACGCCTAAGATGCTCAACACCGCTGACTGGCCGCACGGGTATTACGGCTACGAGGAGTCCAACGTCGACACCTACTTCGCCGAGGGCATTCCTCCCACGGGGCATGGCACCCCCGTCTGGAAGCGAGGCAGGCGCATGGTGCGTCTGCTCAAGGCCATGAAGGGTGTGGATCACAAGCTCAGCCGTGGCGAGCTGGGTCTGCTGGGCGACCATGCGAAGGCCGATTGGCGTTCCGTGATCGAAGGCGCCGACGTGCCTGTGCTCTTCGTCGCCGGAGCCGAGAGCGAGCACTGGCCCTCATCGCACGCAGCCGCATCCGCAGGCCTGGCTCCGCTCGGCTCATCGGCGGTCATCCCCAACGCTGGCCATGCCGCCAACATCGAGGCGCCGGGGGCCTTCAACCAGATCCTGCTCGACTTCGCCGAGTCCCTTTAG